The nucleotide window ATAGGGGGTACACGCATCGATCTCCTCATCCCTCGGATCCCTGTTTTCGGGTGGTCTGCACTTCACGACATTCGTAATGAAGACTTCTTCCCGCCTTAATCCCGCAAGCCCCAAAAGCTCGTTTAGCAAGTTACCAGCCGCTCCGACAAAGGGTCTACCCTGCACATCCTCGTTGTAGCCCGGAGCTTCGCCTACTAGCATCACTCTGGCGTTCGGATTCCCCTCGCCGGGAACAGCATTCCTCCTAGTAGCGTGTAACGGGCAGCGCGTGCACGCCCTGATCTCACGCGCCACCTTCTCGAGCTCGCTGGCTGCCTCGAGCATCACGCTGCACCCTCACCACTCCTTTACTACCCTCAACAACTATTTCAGCTTCCAGCCCGTTAATGATGCCTTTGAGGCTGAAGGGATCCGGGGTTGGCCTGTCCATCAGGGGAATGCCTCCTATCAGGCATCCTACAACGATTATTGGCTCACTTTCGGCATTCACGATACCGGCTGGCGCTAGACCCTTTCTCGCAAGACGAAGGAGGGTGTAGGACCCCACCGTGCTACCCTTCCCGTAAGGGAAAACCAGTACTGAGCCCGACACACACTCCCCGTACAGCTCATGCCCCCTCTCCACTATTCTCCCAGTCTCAGGATCAACACCTCCGTAAAACGATATGGGCTCAGTCGTAATGAGAATCCTCCCACGACCCCTGCCCTTCACGAGACCCCTCCCCACTAGCTCCACAAGCTCGTCCACAAAATAGGTGCGTGCGTAGCGGCTTAAAGGCAACTGCTAACCTGCGACGTACTCCAGCAGGGCTTCCCTAGGCATTAATGCGACCTTGTAGCCTTGGCTGGAAAGGTAGTAGGCGGCCTTCGCAGAATCGGTAGCACACCTGTGTACCCCCAATGCAGATAAATTCCCAACGACCATACATGTGTCGGAGTACACTCTAACCCCCATACTCCTCAACTTTTCGACGGCTGCCCTCGCTACTACAGCGCTCCATCTCGAGGTGAACACGAAGAGGGGCTTCCTCAGAGTCCTCCCCTTCAGCCTATTCGCCAAATCGAGCAACTCATCCGGCGACAGATGCGGGCATCCCAGCACAGCTGCATCGAAATCCTCACACCTCCAGCTCTCAAGGATCTCCGTGAGATCGCTCACTTCAGGCTCGATCCTCTCAAGACCCTCTGAGAGCGTAAACTCGGGGGAGACCCCCTCGATCAGCACCATTCCGATCGAACTCGAAGCCCCAACGGCGGATAGAAAGAGCCGTAAATTGCCTGGCTCTTTCAGTCCTGCCGGCGGATCATGCAAGGCTGGGACACCCCTTCCTACAACTTTTCCAACAAGGTAACCGAGCGCTGAGTAGCTCCGGCCCGCTTCGACGAAATCCCTGATTCTTCCTAGATCAAGTACCACACTGGGCTTCCTCGCTTCATCGGTGTGAAGGCCTACGTAGGGAGCTCTGCCTACTAGGGCCTCCAGCACCGAGAAAGGACCGCCCTCCCGATTCGACCTCGCGCCGAGCACGCTGTTGGCATACAGTACCGCGCTACTTTCCGCCCAAGCTAAATGATCGCCAAAACGGGGAGGGTAGATTAGGTACGGCGTGCAGCTTAAGGTGGCTTGTGCGCCCATCTTAGCTAGAGCCTTCAAAGCCCGCATTTGAAGCTCGTACTCCCTCACGCCGACCCTCATCTCGCCGTAACGCTCCATGTCGAAGCCCGCCGGGTTGATCGTGGTAGGCACGGCAAACCGCAATCCCTTCTCAGCTAGTTCCTCGAGATACTCAATACCCTCTACCCCCAAGTTCCTGTACGATATACCGGAGATATGGGCGCTAACTACCTTGATCAGCCTCGGCGCGCCCAGGACTTCAGCAACCTTAACGACGGCTTCTAAAGCCTCCGCTAGACCCTCTCCCTTTGCGCCCTTCAAAATCTCCTCCTCCTCTCTCGTAAGCCACACCATCGTTCACAACACCGCCTTGATCGCCTCTAGGGCTCAGCCCTTATGCTTACCGAAGTTTTAAACAGTTTCACCCCCACAGCACTTTACTTTCAGGCTTTTTACTGTCCGTAACTTTTAAAACTTATCCCTCGTCTTTCCAGCTAGGGAGCTTAATGAGCCGGAGGAGAACCAGTGCGAGTAAGCCTACACCGCAGGTAGAAGAGAGCAATTTAGAGGAAAGAAGCGTGGAAGAAGAGGAGTTCGCGCAACCTGATGCAGAGCCGTCGCTTCTCGAAGAATTCGATCTTGAGGATCTAGAGGGGGTTGGAAGAGTCACAGCCCAAAAATTGCGGCAGGCGGGCTACTACTCCGTTAAAGACATAGCTTTCGCGTCAGCTCATGAACTCGCGGCGTTTCTAGGTTCCGAGGAGAGAGCACTCAGCATAATCAGAGCCGCACAGCGAGCATTGAGCATGGGTAAGCTGTTCATCACGGCAAAGGAGTTCTACGAGGAGCGGAAGAGGATAGCTTACATATCGACCGGCGTTAGAGCTCTCGACGACTTACTAGAGGGTGGGATTGAAACGCGCGCAATTACCGAGCTTATCGGCGAGTTCGGCGCTGGTAAGACTCAGCTTTGCCACCAGTTGGCTGTGATGGTTCAGCTTCCGCGGGAGAGGGGTGGTCTCTCGGGTAGGGCTCTCTACATCGACACTGAGGGCACCTTCAGGCCCGAGAGGATCATCAGCATGGCCAGGTACAGGGGACTCGACCCGGAAAAAGCCTTGGAGAATATAATCTACGCTAGGGCGTTCAATAGCGATCACCAAATGCTTATCGTGGACGAGGCGAGGAGGATGATAGAGGAGCAAAACATCAAGTTAGTCGTTGTGGATAGCTTGATAGCACACTTTAGAGCGGAGTATCCCGGTAGAGAGAATCTAGCGGCAAGACAACAGAAGCTTAACAAGCACATAATGCAGCTGGCAAGGCTGGCTGCGATATACGACGTAGCAGTGGTTGTTACGAATCAGGTGCTGGCTGCGCCGGACGTTTTCTTCGGAAACCCGCTAAAACCGGCCGGAGGGAACGTAGTAGCCCACGGGTGCACATACCGCATTTGGCTCAGAAAGGGGAAGGAGGGGAAGAGGATCGCTCGAATAATCGATTCGCCGAAGCATGCTGAAAAAGAGACAGTGTTCACGATATCAGATGAGGGCGTAATCGACGTTTAAAGCAGGTTAATACCTATTGACTGCCGAGCTTCTCTAAACTGTAAACGAGCAGGGAGAAGCCGATATCCTCTAAGCTCTTAAGCAAGTCCCGATCGTGGAGGACATCGGCTTTCGCAAGCAGAATCTCCTCTTCGATTACAGTCTTCCCCTCCTGCTTAATTTTCCAGATCACCTTCGCTCTTTTATCCCTTCGGTACAGCTTCATTAGCGCACATATGCGGCGGCCCATCTTCTCCTCACTGCAGGAGAAGAGAAACTCACTAAACGATGTCTTCTCCCCAGCATCGTTGGAGTAGTACTCCACAACCTTATCCTTCGAGAGGGTCAAAATCTTGTAGCCGTCTCTCGAGAACAGCTCCTTCAGTTTTCGCACCACTAAATACCCGATCATGTCCTCGAACGCTTCGTCATCTCTCAACGTTGATATCGGGATATAGAACTCCTCCTTAACGATCT belongs to Thermofilaceae archaeon and includes:
- the udg gene encoding type-4 uracil-DNA glycosylase, translated to MLEAASELEKVAREIRACTRCPLHATRRNAVPGEGNPNARVMLVGEAPGYNEDVQGRPFVGAAGNLLNELLGLAGLRREEVFITNVVKCRPPENRDPRDEEIDACTPYLIMQIEIIKPSILVCLGRHSASTIFKLGGIEFSSIMKVRGSLRRLRIAGIDMLCLPTLHPAAALYNPRLRGALEADFKRLKDLVSREGGGLDRWL
- a CDS encoding DUF126 domain-containing protein: MDELVELVGRGLVKGRGRGRILITTEPISFYGGVDPETGRIVERGHELYGECVSGSVLVFPYGKGSTVGSYTLLRLARKGLAPAGIVNAESEPIIVVGCLIGGIPLMDRPTPDPFSLKGIINGLEAEIVVEGSKGVVRVQRDARGSQRAREGGA
- a CDS encoding aconitase X catalytic domain-containing protein → MVWLTREEEEILKGAKGEGLAEALEAVVKVAEVLGAPRLIKVVSAHISGISYRNLGVEGIEYLEELAEKGLRFAVPTTINPAGFDMERYGEMRVGVREYELQMRALKALAKMGAQATLSCTPYLIYPPRFGDHLAWAESSAVLYANSVLGARSNREGGPFSVLEALVGRAPYVGLHTDEARKPSVVLDLGRIRDFVEAGRSYSALGYLVGKVVGRGVPALHDPPAGLKEPGNLRLFLSAVGASSSIGMVLIEGVSPEFTLSEGLERIEPEVSDLTEILESWRCEDFDAAVLGCPHLSPDELLDLANRLKGRTLRKPLFVFTSRWSAVVARAAVEKLRSMGVRVYSDTCMVVGNLSALGVHRCATDSAKAAYYLSSQGYKVALMPREALLEYVAG
- the radA gene encoding DNA repair and recombination protein RadA; the protein is MSRRRTSASKPTPQVEESNLEERSVEEEEFAQPDAEPSLLEEFDLEDLEGVGRVTAQKLRQAGYYSVKDIAFASAHELAAFLGSEERALSIIRAAQRALSMGKLFITAKEFYEERKRIAYISTGVRALDDLLEGGIETRAITELIGEFGAGKTQLCHQLAVMVQLPRERGGLSGRALYIDTEGTFRPERIISMARYRGLDPEKALENIIYARAFNSDHQMLIVDEARRMIEEQNIKLVVVDSLIAHFRAEYPGRENLAARQQKLNKHIMQLARLAAIYDVAVVVTNQVLAAPDVFFGNPLKPAGGNVVAHGCTYRIWLRKGKEGKRIARIIDSPKHAEKETVFTISDEGVIDV